A genomic window from Pelorhabdus rhamnosifermentans includes:
- a CDS encoding ASKHA domain-containing protein has protein sequence MPKHSVFFKSDNIQVEVDAGTDLLTASRLAKLEMQCTCGGEGTCGKCLLKVVSGSVQTTTVMHGELSVACQTRVVGDVVVEIPPESRLTGNQVVIGTVSELPSLFRFDPLCKKVCLQLTPPSLTDPSSDASRLLMALRKFTDRDVELDLSQIRFLADILRSSNWNVDVTYVEIAGKAHVISIDSHNHQACLFGIAVDVGTTTVVVYLVDLLSGSVIGQEGTHNRQAQFGGDVITRIIYASDESCGLEKLQKAVIETINYLIGNLVDKYIIDIADIRVIVTAGNTTMAHLLLGIQPCYIRLEPYVPAANCFPVAKAKELGLNVHPNAVVFSFPAVASYVGGDIVAGVLINGMAKEEKLTLFMDIGTNGEMVLGNQDWLVSCACSAGTAFEGAGITCGMRAMQGAIERLTIDPHTFTVNYSTIGEIQPLGICGSGLINVLAEMRKVGIIDRAGKIQDVLTARIRRLDAGKQFVLAWADETAGGERDIVITEADIKSLLRTKGAIYAGMRSLLKSVDLDMSSIERVYIAGGFGSYLNIEDAVEIGLLPDLGSAKYCFLGNTSINGALTALISSAALEVAQQLAESITYVELSAGNLFMEEFISALFLPHTDLNLFPSVGS, from the coding sequence GTGCCAAAGCACAGCGTGTTTTTTAAATCCGATAATATCCAAGTTGAAGTGGATGCCGGAACCGATCTTCTTACTGCGTCGCGCCTAGCCAAACTTGAGATGCAGTGCACCTGTGGCGGTGAAGGTACGTGCGGCAAATGTCTGCTCAAGGTGGTAAGCGGGTCGGTGCAGACAACGACAGTTATGCATGGAGAGTTATCTGTTGCTTGCCAGACGCGAGTGGTCGGGGATGTTGTAGTCGAAATCCCCCCCGAATCGCGGTTGACGGGAAATCAAGTTGTAATAGGAACCGTGTCTGAATTGCCGTCTCTCTTTCGTTTTGATCCCTTGTGCAAGAAAGTTTGCCTCCAACTAACTCCGCCAAGTCTGACCGACCCTAGCAGCGATGCCAGCCGGTTGCTCATGGCGTTGCGGAAATTCACCGACAGGGATGTGGAACTTGATCTTAGTCAGATACGGTTCTTAGCTGATATTTTGCGCAGTAGTAACTGGAACGTAGATGTCACCTATGTAGAAATCGCAGGAAAAGCCCATGTTATCAGCATTGATTCTCACAACCATCAGGCCTGCTTGTTTGGGATTGCCGTTGATGTAGGGACGACAACTGTTGTTGTCTATTTGGTTGATTTGCTTTCCGGTAGCGTTATTGGTCAAGAAGGAACTCATAATAGGCAGGCTCAATTTGGCGGCGATGTTATTACTCGTATCATTTACGCCAGTGATGAAAGTTGCGGTTTGGAAAAATTACAAAAGGCTGTGATCGAAACAATCAATTACTTGATAGGGAATCTCGTCGACAAATATATAATTGACATAGCGGATATTCGGGTAATTGTTACGGCAGGAAATACCACCATGGCTCATCTTTTGCTCGGCATCCAGCCGTGTTATATCCGCTTGGAGCCGTATGTGCCTGCTGCAAATTGTTTTCCTGTTGCCAAAGCGAAAGAATTGGGACTGAATGTTCATCCTAACGCGGTCGTCTTTAGTTTCCCCGCGGTGGCCAGTTATGTTGGGGGAGATATCGTCGCTGGAGTCTTGATTAACGGTATGGCTAAGGAAGAAAAGCTGACACTGTTTATGGACATCGGCACCAACGGGGAAATGGTTTTGGGAAATCAAGATTGGTTGGTAAGTTGTGCTTGCTCTGCTGGCACGGCTTTTGAGGGAGCCGGAATCACTTGTGGTATGCGAGCTATGCAGGGCGCCATCGAACGACTGACTATTGATCCTCATACTTTTACGGTAAATTATTCGACCATTGGTGAAATACAGCCATTAGGTATCTGCGGTTCTGGACTGATTAACGTGCTGGCGGAAATGCGCAAAGTCGGAATAATCGATCGGGCGGGAAAGATTCAGGATGTGCTGACGGCGCGTATTCGCCGCTTGGACGCTGGAAAACAATTTGTGCTGGCATGGGCGGACGAAACGGCGGGAGGCGAACGTGATATTGTGATTACCGAAGCAGATATAAAAAGTTTGTTGCGAACCAAAGGTGCGATATACGCGGGGATGCGGAGCCTGTTAAAAAGTGTGGATCTGGACATGTCCAGCATTGAACGAGTTTACATTGCTGGAGGTTTCGGCAGCTATCTTAACATCGAAGATGCCGTCGAAATCGGATTATTGCCTGATCTTGGCTCAGCTAAATACTGTTTCTTAGGCAATACTTCAATAAATGGTGCTCTAACCGCTCTTATCTCGTCTGCAGCACTGGAAGTGGCGCAACAATTGGCTGAAAGTATTACCTATGTGGAACTATCAGCTGGGAATTTATTTATGGAGGAATTCATTTCTGCGTTATTCTTACCCCATACCGATCTCAACTTGTTTCCATCGGTTGGTAGTTAG
- a CDS encoding ATP-binding protein codes for MAKQIAVAGKGGTGKTTFTSLLIRYLIEHQKRPILAVDADPNANLNETLGLTLGETISEVIAQTKAAAGSGLPAGMTQETFIEYKLQSALLETKDVDLLVMGGPDGPGCYCFPNNILRKLLENMVSNYAYIIMDNEAGMEHISRRVTNDIDILFIVSDASARAIRSAGRVHALVKTLKTHIKEIYLVINKNQPGDIAALQQEITATGLTLIGTIPYDAEVGRYDLEGKPLAKLPADSAAVSAAYEICDKVKV; via the coding sequence GTGGCAAAACAGATTGCTGTAGCGGGCAAGGGGGGAACAGGCAAAACAACGTTTACTTCATTACTTATTCGTTATTTGATCGAACATCAAAAACGGCCAATCCTAGCTGTCGACGCCGATCCTAATGCTAACTTAAATGAAACGCTGGGATTAACCTTAGGCGAAACCATTTCCGAGGTTATTGCCCAGACGAAAGCGGCCGCAGGATCGGGATTACCAGCAGGAATGACCCAAGAGACTTTCATTGAATACAAGCTCCAATCCGCCCTGCTGGAAACCAAGGATGTGGATCTATTAGTAATGGGCGGACCTGACGGACCAGGATGTTATTGTTTTCCCAATAACATCCTGCGCAAACTTTTGGAAAACATGGTTAGCAATTATGCCTATATAATCATGGATAACGAGGCTGGCATGGAGCATATTAGCCGCCGCGTAACCAATGATATTGACATACTATTCATTGTAAGTGACGCTTCGGCCCGAGCTATTCGATCGGCAGGTCGGGTTCATGCCCTAGTGAAAACGTTAAAAACACATATTAAAGAAATCTACTTGGTGATCAACAAAAATCAACCAGGAGATATCGCTGCTTTACAGCAAGAAATTACTGCAACTGGTTTAACTTTAATCGGCACTATTCCTTATGATGCGGAAGTGGGGCGCTATGACCTTGAAGGTAAACCGCTTGCCAAGTTGCCGGCCGATTCAGCGGCGGTGAGCGCAGCTTATGAAATATGCGACAAAGTAAAGGTATAG
- a CDS encoding acetyl-CoA decarbonylase/synthase complex subunit delta: MRQSKGIEKERSFIMALQIMKERNTGKINTVTIGATQEQGGTRTSVVTVGGDTALPFLQFEGNFPNQPVIAMEVQSRVPEQWNEIVKEPFADVLSDPAAWAKKCVEDYGAQLIYLKLSGADPDLENYTTKQCVKIVKDVLAAVGVPLIVVGCGNDEKDNQVMPAVAEAAAGENLLLGVAGKDNYKSIVAAAMVHHHNVIALTPCDINICKQLNILITEMGLGLDRIIIDPGAGALGYGIEYTYSILERERLGALQGDSMLSTPVIASVGYEAWRAKEANAPENEFPSFGKQAERGILWEAMTATALLQGGIHIIVMRHPEAINLAQKNIAELMAPQAI; the protein is encoded by the coding sequence ATGCGACAAAGTAAAGGTATAGAAAAAGAAAGGAGTTTTATTATGGCCTTACAGATTATGAAAGAAAGAAATACTGGAAAGATCAACACGGTAACCATCGGAGCTACCCAAGAACAAGGTGGTACTCGCACCAGCGTTGTTACTGTTGGGGGAGATACGGCACTGCCCTTTCTACAGTTTGAAGGGAACTTTCCCAATCAACCGGTCATCGCCATGGAAGTGCAAAGCCGTGTCCCGGAGCAATGGAACGAAATCGTCAAAGAGCCTTTTGCGGATGTGTTGTCAGATCCTGCCGCCTGGGCAAAAAAGTGCGTTGAAGATTATGGCGCTCAATTAATCTATTTAAAACTTAGCGGTGCCGATCCGGATTTAGAGAACTATACAACAAAGCAGTGCGTCAAAATTGTTAAAGACGTTCTGGCTGCGGTCGGTGTGCCGCTGATCGTTGTTGGCTGTGGCAATGATGAAAAGGATAACCAGGTGATGCCAGCGGTGGCTGAGGCTGCTGCTGGTGAAAATTTGCTGCTTGGGGTTGCCGGGAAAGACAATTACAAATCCATCGTGGCGGCTGCTATGGTACACCATCATAACGTGATTGCTCTGACTCCTTGCGATATTAATATCTGCAAGCAACTAAATATACTTATCACCGAAATGGGACTAGGTCTGGATAGAATTATCATCGATCCCGGTGCAGGTGCGTTGGGATATGGCATTGAATATACCTACTCGATTCTTGAACGCGAACGCCTCGGTGCCTTACAGGGTGATAGCATGCTGTCCACACCGGTAATTGCTAGCGTAGGCTATGAGGCTTGGCGTGCCAAAGAGGCTAATGCGCCAGAAAATGAGTTTCCGTCTTTTGGAAAGCAAGCTGAACGGGGCATTCTCTGGGAGGCCATGACTGCAACGGCCTTGCTGCAAGGCGGTATTCACATTATCGTTATGCGTCATCCGGAAGCCATTAATTTAGCCCAAAAAAACATTGCGGAATTAATGGCCCCTCAAGCAATCTAA
- a CDS encoding methyltetrahydrofolate cobalamin methyltransferase: MILIGEKVNGMFKVIGKAVAEWDPRPIQDMAKQQETAGAHYLDINTGPKAEDQVKTLKWMSEVVQEVTDLPLCLDCTNLDAVEAALKILKHPGMINSCKCEQNEIDRLFPLAVEHQAAIIGLCMNNKGVPKSAEDRAAFAMELVANADAYGLPFEDLYLDPIALPVNVAQEHAVEVLETIRQIKTLSNPAPRTVIGLSNVSQRTPHRPIINRTFAIMAMAAGLDSAILDVLDEPLVDAIATARLIMNKDIYCDSYQKVFRQHSI; encoded by the coding sequence ATGATATTAATTGGGGAGAAAGTTAACGGCATGTTCAAAGTTATCGGGAAAGCGGTTGCTGAATGGGATCCGAGACCAATCCAGGATATGGCCAAGCAACAAGAAACTGCCGGTGCGCATTATTTGGATATTAATACTGGACCGAAAGCTGAGGATCAGGTCAAAACGCTAAAATGGATGTCCGAGGTTGTTCAAGAAGTCACTGATTTACCACTTTGCCTTGATTGTACCAACTTGGACGCCGTTGAGGCGGCGCTTAAAATTCTTAAGCACCCCGGGATGATCAATTCTTGCAAATGTGAGCAAAACGAAATTGATCGCCTCTTTCCTTTGGCTGTCGAGCATCAGGCCGCGATCATTGGTCTATGCATGAACAACAAAGGTGTCCCAAAAAGTGCCGAGGATCGGGCCGCTTTTGCCATGGAACTGGTAGCCAATGCTGATGCCTATGGACTTCCTTTTGAAGACCTGTACCTTGATCCCATTGCATTACCAGTCAACGTTGCCCAAGAACACGCCGTTGAAGTACTGGAAACTATTCGTCAGATTAAGACTTTATCCAATCCGGCACCCCGGACTGTAATCGGTCTGAGTAACGTATCACAGCGAACACCCCATCGACCGATTATTAACCGGACTTTTGCCATCATGGCCATGGCGGCCGGTCTCGATTCAGCCATTCTTGATGTGTTAGATGAACCATTGGTAGATGCAATTGCCACGGCACGTCTTATTATGAACAAAGATATTTATTGTGACTCTTATCAAAAAGTCTTTCGGCAACATTCCATTTAA
- a CDS encoding methyltetrahydrofolate cobalamin methyltransferase — protein sequence MLIIGELINTSRKKIREAVEARDAAYIQQVAKDQEAAGANYLDVNCGNMVGQELEIMKWLVETIQQVTSMPLCIDSPDESVLKVGLSLLKPGYQPMINSLSAEQKRYNAVIHLVKEFKARIVALCIEDAGMPKTAEDRLRIATGLVQSLENDGIPQNDIYLDPLIKPLSTNDYYGVEVLNAIRLLKAKFPEVHFTCGLSNISYGLPNRGVLNRLFVVQTMTVGMDGYILNPTDKAMMGMVYASQALLGQDKYCTKYLKAHRKGLYVM from the coding sequence ATGTTAATTATTGGCGAGTTGATCAATACTAGCCGCAAGAAGATTCGAGAAGCGGTTGAAGCTAGGGATGCGGCATATATTCAGCAGGTGGCTAAAGATCAGGAAGCGGCCGGTGCCAATTACCTTGACGTAAACTGTGGCAATATGGTTGGGCAAGAACTTGAGATCATGAAGTGGCTTGTGGAAACCATTCAGCAAGTGACATCAATGCCATTATGCATTGACAGCCCCGATGAGTCGGTCCTGAAGGTAGGTCTGAGCTTGCTAAAACCAGGCTATCAGCCCATGATCAATTCCCTCAGTGCTGAGCAGAAACGCTATAACGCTGTTATCCATCTGGTAAAAGAGTTTAAGGCCAGAATTGTAGCTCTTTGCATTGAGGATGCGGGCATGCCCAAAACAGCTGAAGACAGGCTGCGTATCGCTACCGGTTTGGTCCAGTCTTTGGAGAATGACGGCATTCCCCAGAATGACATCTACCTTGATCCGCTGATTAAACCGCTGAGTACCAATGACTACTATGGTGTAGAAGTGCTTAACGCCATTCGACTACTAAAGGCGAAGTTTCCGGAAGTACACTTTACTTGTGGTTTAAGCAACATATCCTATGGACTACCTAATAGGGGAGTTTTAAATAGGCTCTTCGTTGTTCAGACCATGACGGTAGGGATGGATGGCTACATTCTAAATCCGACCGACAAAGCGATGATGGGGATGGTCTATGCATCACAGGCTCTTTTGGGACAGGATAAATACTGCACTAAATATCTCAAGGCTCACCGCAAAGGGCTATACGTGATGTGA
- a CDS encoding CooT family nickel-binding protein, translated as MCDANAYLYENGEEELLMESVDKVVSKDSKVYLENIYGFQKMFEGRIKELLLMDHRIILENYPGKQGM; from the coding sequence ATGTGTGATGCCAATGCTTATTTGTACGAAAATGGAGAAGAGGAATTGCTCATGGAGAGTGTGGATAAAGTAGTTTCAAAAGATTCCAAAGTATATTTGGAGAACATCTATGGTTTTCAGAAAATGTTCGAGGGACGAATCAAAGAACTATTGTTGATGGATCATCGTATTATTTTGGAAAATTACCCCGGAAAACAAGGCATGTAA
- a CDS encoding class I SAM-dependent methyltransferase, with translation MSKKEQNFFDQLAERWDDIRSLNSKIIMGLVNIVGFREGDHVLDVGCGTGVLVPFVKKVIGDTGRITAVDFSSNMIARAIQKHKELTGITFIAEDIMNFRSDVSFDRIICFNFFPHVEEKSLFLQQMHEQLSDNGCLVIMHDRSRKQVNSIHSRCETVKNDHLLKGETIAGMLTELNYRVTNMIDNEEIYFVKAMI, from the coding sequence ATGAGTAAGAAGGAACAAAATTTTTTCGATCAACTAGCGGAGCGATGGGATGACATTCGCTCCCTTAATTCCAAAATTATTATGGGTTTAGTCAATATAGTCGGTTTTCGTGAAGGCGACCATGTGCTTGACGTCGGTTGTGGAACTGGTGTGCTAGTTCCGTTTGTTAAAAAAGTTATTGGCGATACGGGGAGGATTACGGCTGTAGATTTTTCTAGTAATATGATTGCGAGGGCCATTCAAAAGCATAAAGAACTAACAGGTATTACGTTCATTGCCGAAGATATTATGAATTTTCGTTCAGACGTTAGCTTTGACAGAATTATTTGTTTTAACTTTTTTCCTCATGTTGAAGAAAAATCACTATTTTTGCAACAAATGCATGAGCAGCTATCTGATAACGGTTGCTTGGTCATTATGCATGACAGATCGCGAAAGCAAGTAAACTCAATTCATAGCAGATGTGAGACAGTAAAAAATGACCATCTTCTGAAGGGAGAAACAATCGCAGGAATGCTAACAGAATTGAACTATCGAGTCACTAATATGATTGACAATGAAGAAATTTATTTTGTGAAAGCGATGATTTAG
- the brnQ gene encoding branched-chain amino acid transport system II carrier protein, translating into MDKRLTLSSYVLIGSMLFGMFFGAGNLIFPVHMGQEAGSNAMIATIGFLITGIGLPFLGIVAIGVSKSDGLFGLASRIHPLYAYAMTILLYLTIGPFFALPRTGSVSYEIGLAPYIGKEYQMLGLAGFTILFFLIALIFSLKPSKILTWIGKILNPLFLIFLAFLVIISFLSPMGNVSSAEIHGAYAMEPFFKGFTEGYNTMDALASLAFGIIVVQTIKDLGVQSPRNIAMGTVKAGIVSVLLMGLIYSCLAYIGATSVAQYELSKNGGIALAQIAHYYFGAAGSILLAIIVTLACLKTAIGLITACSETFQKLFPNSLSYRAYVILFTIVSCLIANIGLTQIISLSIPVLMFLYPLAITLIILAFLSPLFKHRQIVYVLTTVCTLFASVGDAFNAMPDVIKNESFIQNLLAVYHSFLPFFDIGMGWVIPMVVGLSFGWFIGLFQKNSARSI; encoded by the coding sequence ATGGATAAACGATTGACATTATCATCGTATGTATTGATTGGCTCTATGTTATTTGGAATGTTTTTTGGTGCTGGAAATTTGATTTTCCCTGTACATATGGGACAAGAAGCGGGTAGTAATGCGATGATTGCCACCATCGGGTTTCTCATTACTGGGATTGGCCTGCCTTTTTTAGGCATAGTGGCTATTGGCGTTTCCAAAAGTGACGGATTATTTGGATTAGCTAGCCGTATTCATCCTCTATATGCATATGCTATGACCATTTTATTGTATTTAACAATCGGACCGTTTTTTGCATTACCAAGAACGGGAAGTGTTTCTTATGAAATTGGTTTAGCTCCCTATATTGGAAAAGAATATCAAATGTTGGGATTGGCTGGTTTTACGATTTTATTTTTTCTTATTGCACTCATTTTTTCATTAAAGCCAAGTAAGATCTTAACTTGGATCGGAAAAATTCTAAATCCGCTATTTTTGATATTTTTGGCTTTTTTAGTTATCATAAGTTTTTTAAGTCCCATGGGGAATGTTTCAAGTGCTGAGATTCATGGTGCATATGCCATGGAGCCGTTTTTTAAAGGATTTACAGAAGGATATAATACGATGGATGCATTAGCATCGCTCGCTTTTGGCATTATTGTTGTTCAGACGATTAAGGATTTGGGTGTACAAAGCCCTCGGAATATTGCAATGGGTACTGTGAAAGCAGGTATAGTAAGCGTCCTTTTGATGGGGCTGATTTACAGTTGTCTAGCTTATATCGGAGCAACGAGTGTTGCTCAATATGAGTTATCCAAAAATGGCGGAATTGCATTAGCCCAAATTGCTCATTATTATTTCGGAGCAGCAGGCAGCATTTTATTAGCCATTATCGTTACACTTGCTTGTTTAAAAACAGCGATTGGTCTAATTACAGCTTGTTCGGAAACATTTCAGAAATTATTCCCGAATTCGCTTAGTTATAGAGCCTATGTTATTTTGTTTACGATCGTGTCTTGTTTGATTGCAAATATTGGACTGACACAGATTATCTCTTTATCCATTCCAGTATTAATGTTTTTATATCCCTTAGCAATTACCTTAATTATATTAGCATTCTTATCACCCCTATTTAAACATCGTCAGATTGTATACGTATTAACAACAGTATGTACTTTGTTTGCCAGTGTAGGAGATGCTTTTAATGCCATGCCTGATGTCATTAAAAATGAGTCCTTCATTCAAAACCTTCTGGCAGTTTATCATTCTTTTTTGCCATTTTTTGATATCGGAATGGGTTGGGTCATACCGATGGTTGTTGGTTTATCTTTTGGCTGGTTCATTGGATTGTTTCAAAAAAATTCGGCAAGATCCATTTAA
- a CDS encoding class I adenylate-forming enzyme family protein has protein sequence MLVHQLIYQGRGDDIFLHSPVIITYQQLQIEVGRYRNYLYQAGVCVGENVGLLVRNSPAFVYAYMAITSLGAIVVPINYQLIPREVAYIVRDAQMKNLIVASRIDLEAPLNNHGYSGKVTQHFIAEMDAYTAQEGSAAPPMDDKISENQPCTIIYTSGTTGNPKGAVLTHKNLVSDAISFSKVVSVYKNDNVLCILPLYHCFAWTCILLCSLLNKASITIVDTIVPKEVIEAIKHFRVTVMYGVPSVFMLLLKSLEPNDLAGIRLLISGGASLPKQVAEDFEDKFGISITEGYGLSEAAPVVAINPQHHEKHLSIGLPIPGVEVKIVNSQGESLPSGTVGELVVRGFNVMKEYFNLPEETAQVLRNGWLHTGDLAYQDEDGYLFIVDRLKDMIITHGENIYPREIEEVLYSFPGVCEAAVIGIPDGIRGQVVCAYIVMKDGQILNKKAIKTYLRSKLALYKIPRDFIQLDSLPKNQSGKIMKRLL, from the coding sequence ATGCTAGTACATCAACTGATCTATCAAGGCAGAGGAGATGACATTTTTCTCCATAGCCCAGTAATAATTACTTATCAACAGCTTCAAATTGAAGTGGGCCGTTATCGGAATTATCTTTATCAAGCTGGCGTTTGTGTCGGGGAAAATGTTGGGCTATTGGTCCGTAATTCGCCAGCTTTTGTTTATGCCTATATGGCTATTACCAGTTTGGGGGCCATTGTAGTACCTATTAACTATCAGCTAATCCCTCGGGAAGTCGCCTATATTGTGAGGGATGCTCAAATGAAGAACCTCATCGTAGCGAGCAGAATTGATCTAGAGGCTCCGCTCAACAATCATGGTTATTCCGGTAAAGTGACGCAGCATTTTATCGCCGAAATGGATGCTTATACAGCACAAGAAGGTTCAGCCGCTCCACCAATGGATGATAAGATTAGCGAAAACCAACCTTGTACCATTATTTACACATCCGGAACGACAGGTAACCCCAAGGGAGCTGTGCTGACCCACAAGAATCTGGTGAGTGACGCCATCTCTTTCTCAAAGGTCGTTTCTGTTTATAAAAATGACAATGTGTTATGTATTCTTCCTCTTTATCATTGCTTTGCCTGGACTTGTATCCTTTTATGTTCGCTTCTGAATAAAGCCTCAATAACGATTGTGGATACGATTGTTCCTAAGGAAGTCATTGAAGCTATCAAACATTTTAGGGTTACAGTAATGTACGGAGTACCATCTGTTTTTATGCTTCTGCTGAAAAGCCTTGAACCTAATGATTTGGCGGGAATACGACTGCTAATCTCTGGAGGGGCGTCGTTGCCGAAACAGGTGGCCGAAGATTTTGAGGATAAATTCGGAATTAGCATAACCGAAGGATATGGGCTGTCAGAAGCAGCTCCAGTAGTGGCTATCAATCCCCAGCATCATGAAAAGCACCTTTCCATTGGTTTACCTATCCCGGGAGTCGAGGTCAAAATTGTTAATTCGCAAGGAGAAAGTTTGCCGTCTGGCACTGTGGGAGAGTTGGTTGTGCGAGGATTTAACGTGATGAAAGAATACTTCAATCTGCCCGAAGAAACTGCACAAGTTCTTCGTAACGGGTGGCTACATACTGGGGACTTGGCCTACCAAGACGAGGACGGTTATCTGTTTATTGTTGATCGGCTGAAGGATATGATTATTACTCACGGAGAGAATATCTATCCCAGGGAAATTGAAGAAGTACTCTACAGTTTCCCTGGTGTCTGTGAAGCTGCAGTGATCGGAATACCCGACGGAATTCGAGGTCAGGTGGTTTGTGCGTATATTGTCATGAAAGATGGACAGATTTTGAACAAAAAGGCGATTAAAACTTATTTACGCAGTAAGTTGGCATTATACAAAATACCGCGCGACTTCATTCAATTGGATTCACTACCGAAAAATCAGTCAGGGAAAATAATGAAACGGTTGCTTTAG